The DNA region TACACTTTGCAGCGTTTGAAGCTCTTTAATAAGATAGCTTTCATTATGCAAACTAAGCTCTATAAGCTCATTTAAATTTGAGGCTTTTAAAAAAAGTGGCGTTAGGATTAAAACTAGGCATTTATTAATTTTTTTCATAATTTATTATAATACGCTTTAAATAAATTTTTCTTTTAATGGAATTTTGCGATGAAAAATGTAATGATATTAAGCGGTGCAGGACTTAGCGCACCAAGTGGCTTAAAGACTTTTAGAGACAATGACGGACTTTGGGAGGAGTATGATGTAATGGAGGTTTGCTCTGCTTCAGGTTTTAGAAAAAATCCTCAAAAAGTTTTAGATTTTTATGACCTTCGCCGTGCAAGTCTTGCTAGGGTTAAGCCAAATTATGCACATTTTGCTCTAGCAAAGCTTAAGGCTAAATTCCCTCACAATATCTTTATGCTAACGCAAAATGTCGATGATTTACTTGAACGCGCAAATTGCGAGGGCGTGATACACCTACACGGCTTTTTACCAGAGCTTCGTTGCTTAAAATGTAAAAAAGTTTTTAACATAGGCTATGAAAGCATACAAAATAAAACTTGCCCATCTTGTCAAAGTGCCAATTTAAGGCATAATATCGTAATGTTTGAAGAGCAAGCGCCCGAGTATCAAAGGCTTTACGAGCTCTTAGAGCAAACGCATTTATTTATAGCCATAGGCACGAGTGGGGTGGTTTTACCTGTGGGGCATTATGCAAAGATGTGTGAAAAAAGCATTTTAAATTTGCTTGAGAGTGATGAGGGCTTGGAGGCTTGTTTTACTAAGGTGTATAAAGAGGATATTTTAAGTGCTGTGGATAAAATTATTTTAGATGTAGAGGAGTTTTTAAGTGTTTAAAAGTTTATTAGACGGCATTTTGCTAGGCATTGGTGTGGCTGTGCCTTTTGGACCTGTGAATTTGCTTACGCTTTCTTATGCACTCGTTTCTTTTAGAAGTGCCTTTTTTGTAGGATTTGGGGCTTTAATGGGAGATGTATTTTATTTAACTTTGTTAAATTTTGGACTTTTACATTTTTTAAATCAAACTTGGTTTTTAAAGATTTTAGCGATTTTTGGTTTTTGCTTTTTTACTTATATTGCCTTTTTGACACTTAGAAAAAAGCCAGAAAATTTGGAAATTCAAAAAAGTAAAATTGATAAATCTTACGCAAAAAGCTTTTTAAAGGGCTTGTTTTTAAATCTTTTAAATCCCTATGTCATAGGCTTTTGGCTTTCTTTTGCCTCTCTTAGTGTGAGTAATCAATATCCCATAGCCTTAACGCTAGGGCTTGTGAGTTTCATTTTTATTTGGATTTTGGCTTTGCCGTTTTTTGTGGGGAAATTCAGCCATTTATTTAAGGCGAAAGTGATATACTATATCAATGTTTTTTCAGCTTTGATTATAGAATATTTTGCTCTAAATTTACTTTATAAAACTTTTTGGGGATAGAAAATGAACGCTAAGGAATTTTTAATCGAACTTTTGAAATTTAAATCCATCACGCCAAATGATGACGGAGCGTTAAATTTCATCGCTTTAGAGCTTGAGGACTTTGAGGCTTTTTTCATCGAAAAAGAGGGGGTTAAAAACCTACTTTTAACTAAGAAATTTAACGATGAGGGCGAGCATTTAGCCTTTGGAGGGCATATTGATGTCGTGCCTAGTGGAGAGGGCTGGGAAAATGAGCCTTTTGAGCCTGTGGAAAAAGAGGGTTTTATCTATGCAAGGGGTTCGCAAGATATGAAAAGTGGGGTTGCTGCCTTTGTGAGTGCTGTAAAAAATGCCAATTTTAAAGGCTCTCGTCTTTCTTTGCTGCTTACAAGTGATGAAGAGGGCGAGGCGAAATATGGCACTTTGGAGCTTTTAAAATTTATGGAGGAGAAAAATATGCTTCCTGGTTACGCCATAGTCGCAGAGCCTACTTGTGTGAAAAGCTTTGGCGATAGCATTAAAATAGGCAGACGCGGTTCAATTAATGGCAAACTTTTAATTAGAGGTAAGCAAGGGCACGCCGCCTATCCTGAAAAAGCTATTAATCCCATCCACGACTTTGCACCTGTTTTGAAATTTTTAGCAGGATTTGACCTAGACCCCGGAAGTGCTGAATTTGCACCCTCTAAAATCGTCCTAACCGACATAAGGGCAGGGCTTGGTGTGAGTAATGTAACGCCAAATGATTTAAGATTAATGCTTAATGTTAGAAATTCTAACGATACAAGCGTTGAAGATGTGCGAAATTATATAGAAAAGCTTTGCCACGGGCTTAATTATGAGCTTTTTCTTACACAAAGCTCCAAGCCTTTTTTAACGGACGCAAATAGCAAAATCGTGCAAAAGCTTAATCAAAGCGTGCAAAAAATAAGTGGCGTTGTGCCTGAGCTTAATACCAAAGGCGGCACGAGCGATGCACGCTTTTTTGCGGAATTTGGCGTGAATGTGGCGGAATTTGGCGTGAGAAATGACACGATTCACGCGGTTAATGAAAGGGTGAGTGTGGAGGATTTTGAAAAGCTTTGTTTGGTTTTTAAAGATTTGGTGGAGAATTTTTAATGCAAATTTTAGAAGAGTATCAAAACAAACTTTTAGAAATTTATAAAACAAAAGATTTTGGTGAGCATTCTTTTCGCACACCGCTTGAAAATTTGCTAAATGCACTTAAGATTGAAAATGTCAAAATCATACAAGAAGCTTTAAGCAAAGATGAAAAAGGCGTAGCTAGGGCGGATTTTAAAATTTATAAACACATCAATTCTAAAGATAAGTTAAGCTATAACGCTCTTGTTGGCTTTGTAGAGTGTAAAAATATCGATGTAGATTTAAACAAAGAGCTTAAAAGCAGGCAATTAAGTCGTTATTCTCAACTTTGTCCCAACATACTTTTAACAAATTATAGGCAATTTATCCTGCTTTCTTTTGATAGGGCGGTTAAGGTTTGTGAGCTTTTTGATGAAAATTTAAATCCTACGCTTTTTAGTGAAAATGAAAAGCAAATTTTCTTAAGCCTTATAAGCGATTTTTATGGGGAAAATCACGCTAATATTAAGAGTAAGGCTGAGCTTATTAAGGTTTTATCAAGCCAGAGTTTTTATCTTAGCACGACCTTAAAAGAGGCTTACGACACAAAAGAAAATAAAGAAAATGAAAGGTTTT from Campylobacter upsaliensis includes:
- a CDS encoding LysE family transporter; amino-acid sequence: MFKSLLDGILLGIGVAVPFGPVNLLTLSYALVSFRSAFFVGFGALMGDVFYLTLLNFGLLHFLNQTWFLKILAIFGFCFFTYIAFLTLRKKPENLEIQKSKIDKSYAKSFLKGLFLNLLNPYVIGFWLSFASLSVSNQYPIALTLGLVSFIFIWILALPFFVGKFSHLFKAKVIYYINVFSALIIEYFALNLLYKTFWG
- a CDS encoding SIR2 family NAD-dependent protein deacylase — protein: MKNVMILSGAGLSAPSGLKTFRDNDGLWEEYDVMEVCSASGFRKNPQKVLDFYDLRRASLARVKPNYAHFALAKLKAKFPHNIFMLTQNVDDLLERANCEGVIHLHGFLPELRCLKCKKVFNIGYESIQNKTCPSCQSANLRHNIVMFEEQAPEYQRLYELLEQTHLFIAIGTSGVVLPVGHYAKMCEKSILNLLESDEGLEACFTKVYKEDILSAVDKIILDVEEFLSV
- the dapE gene encoding succinyl-diaminopimelate desuccinylase, whose protein sequence is MNAKEFLIELLKFKSITPNDDGALNFIALELEDFEAFFIEKEGVKNLLLTKKFNDEGEHLAFGGHIDVVPSGEGWENEPFEPVEKEGFIYARGSQDMKSGVAAFVSAVKNANFKGSRLSLLLTSDEEGEAKYGTLELLKFMEEKNMLPGYAIVAEPTCVKSFGDSIKIGRRGSINGKLLIRGKQGHAAYPEKAINPIHDFAPVLKFLAGFDLDPGSAEFAPSKIVLTDIRAGLGVSNVTPNDLRLMLNVRNSNDTSVEDVRNYIEKLCHGLNYELFLTQSSKPFLTDANSKIVQKLNQSVQKISGVVPELNTKGGTSDARFFAEFGVNVAEFGVRNDTIHAVNERVSVEDFEKLCLVFKDLVENF